A section of the Streptomyces sp. V3I8 genome encodes:
- a CDS encoding MoxR family ATPase, whose translation MRPIGRDDGHEAWPAGPGDVRARLEEGGYLVDDGLAVACFLALRLRRPIFCEGDAGVGKTALAAALATALDAPLIRLQCYEGIDASQALYDWDFPRQLLHLRAAEVAGATDADRLEGELYGRRFLIARPLLQALETASCVLLVDEIDRADDEFEAFLLELLSEYTVTVPELGTLRAQSPPVVVLTSNRTREVHDALKRRCLYHWFDHPGFARELAIVRRRVPGASARLTEQVTALAQALRAQDLVKPPGVAETVDWAEAMAALGATEVDAELAVATLGSVLKYREDLERARALDLTALLSVRGA comes from the coding sequence ATGAGGCCGATCGGACGCGACGACGGACACGAGGCGTGGCCGGCGGGACCCGGCGACGTGCGGGCCCGGCTCGAAGAGGGCGGGTACCTCGTCGACGACGGGCTGGCGGTCGCCTGTTTCCTGGCCCTGCGGCTGCGGCGGCCGATCTTCTGCGAGGGCGACGCGGGCGTGGGCAAGACCGCGCTGGCGGCGGCTCTCGCCACCGCGCTGGACGCCCCGCTGATCCGTCTCCAGTGCTACGAGGGCATCGACGCCTCGCAGGCACTGTACGACTGGGACTTCCCGCGCCAGTTGCTGCATCTGCGGGCGGCCGAGGTGGCCGGGGCCACCGACGCGGACCGGCTGGAGGGCGAGCTGTACGGGCGGCGGTTCCTGATCGCGCGCCCGCTGCTGCAGGCGCTGGAGACCGCGTCCTGTGTGCTGCTCGTCGACGAGATCGACCGCGCCGACGACGAGTTCGAGGCGTTCCTGCTCGAGCTGCTGTCCGAGTACACGGTGACGGTCCCCGAACTCGGCACGCTGCGCGCGCAGTCGCCGCCGGTCGTGGTGCTCACCTCCAACCGGACCCGGGAGGTGCACGACGCGCTGAAGCGGCGCTGCCTCTACCACTGGTTCGACCACCCCGGTTTCGCCCGCGAACTCGCCATCGTGCGCAGGCGGGTGCCGGGTGCGTCGGCACGTCTGACCGAGCAGGTAACCGCCTTGGCGCAGGCGCTGCGGGCGCAGGACCTGGTCAAGCCGCCGGGGGTCGCGGAGACCGTCGACTGGGCGGAGGCGATGGCCGCGCTGGGTGCCACGGAGGTGGACGCGGAGCTGGCGGTGGCCACGCTGGGCTCGGTGCTGAAGTACCGGGAGGACCTGGAGCGGGCCCGCGCACTGGACCTGACGGCCCTGCTCTCGGTACGCGGGGCATGA
- a CDS encoding VWA domain-containing protein: MAHTGPEADGPAVLVGFARALRAAGVDAGPDRVQALIGALGVLRPGVRSDVYWSGRLTLCGSRDDLERYDRVFAAYFGGAGAGGVVRGAPAVRLRATVRDAGPAPRTGAEGRQDAVPAAVLASSAEVLRHRDFAELTAAERAQLHRLLAVFALPGEPRRTARLRPARRGAADPRRTVREVLRHGGELTPPRRRARTTRPRRVVLLVDVSGSMAAYADALLRFAHAAAHGGRVRTEVFTIGTRLTRVTRELTHRDPGAALAAVAAAVPDWRGGTRLGELLRAFLDRWGQRGMARGAVVVVLSDGWERGDPALLAAQMRRLHRLAHRVVWANPRKARPGYAPLAAGMAAALPSVDAFVEGHSLAALERLAAVVRGADDA, from the coding sequence GTGGCGCACACCGGGCCGGAGGCCGACGGCCCCGCCGTGCTGGTCGGCTTCGCCCGTGCTCTGCGCGCCGCCGGGGTCGACGCCGGCCCCGACCGCGTACAGGCGCTGATCGGCGCGCTCGGCGTACTGCGGCCGGGGGTGCGGTCCGACGTGTACTGGTCGGGGCGGCTCACCCTGTGCGGGAGCCGGGACGATCTGGAGCGGTACGACCGGGTGTTCGCCGCGTACTTCGGGGGCGCGGGGGCCGGCGGGGTGGTGCGCGGCGCGCCCGCGGTCCGGCTGCGGGCGACCGTCCGGGACGCCGGGCCCGCACCCCGGACCGGCGCCGAGGGCAGGCAGGACGCCGTGCCCGCGGCGGTGCTCGCGAGTTCGGCCGAGGTGCTGCGGCACCGCGACTTCGCCGAGCTCACCGCGGCCGAGCGGGCCCAACTGCACCGTCTGCTCGCCGTGTTCGCGCTACCGGGCGAGCCCCGGCGCACCGCCCGGTTGCGTCCGGCCCGGCGCGGGGCGGCCGACCCGCGGCGCACCGTGCGGGAGGTGCTGCGGCACGGCGGCGAGCTCACGCCGCCCCGCCGGCGGGCACGGACGACACGGCCGCGGCGGGTGGTGCTGCTGGTGGACGTGAGCGGTTCGATGGCGGCGTACGCGGACGCGCTGCTGCGGTTCGCGCACGCCGCCGCGCACGGCGGCCGGGTGCGCACGGAGGTGTTCACGATCGGTACGCGGCTGACCCGGGTGACCCGTGAACTCACCCACCGCGACCCGGGCGCCGCACTCGCCGCGGTGGCGGCGGCCGTGCCCGATTGGCGCGGCGGCACCCGGCTCGGTGAACTGCTGCGGGCCTTCCTCGACCGGTGGGGGCAGCGCGGCATGGCACGCGGCGCGGTGGTCGTCGTCCTGTCGGACGGCTGGGAGCGTGGCGATCCGGCCCTGCTCGCCGCCCAGATGCGACGCTTGCACCGGCTGGCGCACCGGGTGGTGTGGGCCAATCCGCGCAAGGCCCGCCCCGGCTACGCACCCCTGGCCGCCGGGATGGCGGCGGCGCTGCCGAGCGTGGACGCGTTCGTCGAGGGCCACAGTCTGGCCGCGCTGGAACGTCTGGCGGCGGTGGTGAGAGGAGCGGACGATGCGTGA
- a CDS encoding XdhC/CoxI family protein, whose translation MREILPALGRWYAKGTPFGLATVVAVSRSAPRDPGAAMAVGPGDEVVGSVSGGCVEGAVLELAREAVESGGTRLETFGYGDEDAFAVGLTCGGEITLLVRPVTAALDPSFGAVAQSVAAGRPVTVATVADGPAERGATLAVWADEVSGTLGTTGLDVAVTADARGELALGATGLRHYGPRGERREDAVTVFLHSFAPPPRMLVFGAIDYAAAVARIGDFLGYRVTVCDARPVFATPERFPAGVEVVVEWPHRFLRGTDTDERTVVCVLTHDPKFDVPLLEEALRRPAAYIGAMGSRRTHDDRMKRLRDGGLTRAELARLRSPVGLDLGARTPEEVAVSVAAEIVALRWGGSGAPLAATDGEIHPRPQR comes from the coding sequence ATGCGTGAGATCCTCCCGGCGCTCGGCCGGTGGTACGCGAAGGGCACGCCCTTCGGTCTCGCCACCGTCGTCGCCGTCAGCCGGAGCGCGCCCCGGGACCCCGGCGCCGCCATGGCCGTCGGGCCCGGCGACGAGGTGGTGGGCAGTGTGTCGGGCGGCTGCGTCGAGGGCGCGGTCCTCGAACTGGCCCGGGAGGCCGTGGAGTCCGGCGGGACCCGGCTGGAGACCTTCGGGTACGGCGACGAGGACGCGTTCGCCGTCGGGCTGACCTGCGGCGGCGAGATCACCCTCCTCGTGCGGCCGGTGACGGCCGCCCTCGATCCGTCCTTCGGGGCGGTCGCGCAGTCGGTGGCCGCGGGCCGCCCGGTCACGGTGGCGACGGTGGCCGACGGCCCGGCGGAGCGCGGCGCGACCCTGGCCGTGTGGGCGGACGAGGTGTCCGGAACCCTCGGCACCACCGGTCTGGACGTGGCCGTGACGGCCGACGCGCGCGGCGAACTGGCACTGGGGGCGACCGGTCTGCGGCACTACGGGCCGCGCGGCGAACGGCGCGAGGACGCGGTGACGGTGTTCCTGCACTCCTTCGCTCCCCCGCCGCGCATGCTGGTCTTCGGGGCGATCGACTACGCGGCGGCCGTGGCCCGCATCGGGGATTTCCTCGGCTACCGGGTCACCGTGTGCGACGCGCGGCCCGTCTTCGCGACCCCGGAACGCTTCCCGGCGGGCGTGGAGGTCGTCGTCGAGTGGCCGCACCGCTTCCTGCGGGGGACGGACACCGACGAACGCACGGTGGTCTGCGTCCTCACCCACGATCCCAAGTTCGACGTGCCGCTCCTGGAGGAGGCGCTGCGCCGCCCGGCCGCGTACATCGGGGCGATGGGCAGCCGCCGTACGCACGACGACCGGATGAAGCGGCTGCGGGACGGCGGGCTGACGCGGGCCGAGCTGGCCAGGCTGCGCTCACCGGTCGGGCTCGACCTCGGGGCGCGTACGCCGGAGGAGGTGGCCGTGTCCGTGGCCGCCGAGATCGTCGCGCTGCGCTGGGGCGGCAGCGGCGCCCCGCTGGCGGCGACGGACGGGGAGATCCACCCGCGGCCGCAGCGGTAG
- a CDS encoding metallophosphoesterase, whose translation MRLLLMSDTHLPRRARELPAQLLAELPRADVVVHAGDWVDTGTLDLLESRSHRLVGVYGNNDGPGLRARLPEVAHVVLDGLRLGVIHETGDARGREQRCAERFPDLDVLVFGHSHIPWDTTAATGLRLLNPGSPTDRRRQPHCTYMTATVRGGVLDDVRLHRLPPRVPRERA comes from the coding sequence ATGCGCCTTCTGCTGATGTCCGACACCCACCTCCCCAGGCGCGCCAGGGAACTCCCCGCGCAGCTCCTCGCCGAACTCCCGCGTGCCGACGTGGTGGTCCACGCCGGGGACTGGGTGGACACCGGGACCCTGGACCTCCTGGAGAGCCGCTCGCACCGGCTCGTCGGCGTGTACGGCAACAACGACGGTCCAGGCCTGCGGGCCCGCCTCCCCGAGGTCGCCCACGTCGTGCTCGACGGCCTGCGCCTGGGGGTGATCCACGAGACCGGCGACGCGCGGGGCCGCGAACAGCGGTGCGCCGAGCGCTTCCCCGACCTCGACGTACTGGTCTTCGGCCACAGCCACATCCCCTGGGACACCACGGCCGCCACCGGACTGCGCCTCCTCAACCCCGGCTCGCCCACCGACCGCAGGCGCCAGCCGCACTGCACGTACATGACCGCGACCGTGCGGGGCGGCGTCCTCGACGACGTCCGGCTGCACCGCCTGCCGCCGCGCGTCCCGCGCGAGCGTGCCTGA
- a CDS encoding SpoIIE family protein phosphatase has product MTDVVSEGGAGRGTRTPRAELALKALRADLRSPERLRSVLEQALVYGGATLAAVYAPGEHGDQLCLIESAGVPRSLYGVRDSYPLSGASPVADVHRAGRSVWLGPAELALVPGGARHTPAGDFWLAVLPLPPDPRGGGCLLAVSESPGGFGTEDRACLELFAEAVSFPPPAEPGDTEVLPSSFSLAMDSGRVEIDDEMLELFGLVPDDFDGKVETLLSMTVPEDLPTLMSVVEADHMSIGERELEFRILQPSGEQRWLRLRARLLPAAAGRPSRLVGTVTDASKLRSGGNEVARVQRLAAALATAGTVRDVGQAVVTALRRPLMADRIALAELEGDRLVVTVLDPPQPEAWPEVWRTEWRSEWPDAPVRTMPTLQAALREGRAAIWPAGTPLEPALADVGPGGLAVLPLPAGGRMAGACLIGWDTPHDFGPDERALLTASAGLAGQALMRAHAFDAEHELVGMLQRTLLPRRLPPLPGAEAVARYLPTTAGLEVGGDWYDVIPLPDNHVALVIGDVQGHNAQAATLMGQMRTALRAYAVEGHPPDVVVSRANRLLMGMETDLFATCCYVDVDMAEGTAWCVRAGHLPPVLRHPDGTTAVVVTEGGPPLGVITQADFPMSPLPLQPGTLVALTTDGLVESAELDMEDGLNRLAGRLAAADPAHLGLVADALLTGANRSDDVALLLMRYDGLALRPLRESWTVWRVPEAVRHARRFTRRALRAWRVTDEPDAVLLVVSELVTNALVHTDGQVRLDLTLIGNRLRVAVADVSPRTPIKPTSIGWEATGGRGILLVEALSATWGTVPVSGGKQVWAELPLTELPPTGPVGG; this is encoded by the coding sequence ATGACGGACGTGGTCAGTGAGGGCGGTGCGGGACGCGGCACGAGAACGCCGCGTGCCGAGCTTGCCCTCAAAGCGCTCCGCGCGGACCTCCGTTCCCCGGAGCGACTGCGGAGCGTACTCGAACAGGCACTCGTCTACGGCGGTGCGACCCTCGCCGCCGTGTACGCCCCGGGGGAGCACGGTGACCAGCTGTGTCTGATCGAGTCCGCCGGCGTACCCCGGTCCCTGTACGGCGTACGCGACAGCTATCCGCTCTCGGGCGCCTCGCCCGTGGCCGACGTCCACCGTGCCGGACGGTCCGTGTGGCTCGGCCCGGCGGAACTGGCCCTGGTGCCCGGCGGCGCCCGGCACACCCCGGCGGGCGACTTCTGGCTGGCCGTCCTGCCCCTGCCGCCCGACCCGCGCGGCGGCGGCTGCCTGCTGGCCGTGAGCGAGAGCCCGGGCGGCTTCGGCACCGAGGACCGCGCGTGCCTGGAACTGTTCGCGGAGGCGGTCTCCTTCCCGCCCCCGGCCGAGCCGGGTGACACCGAGGTGCTGCCCAGTTCGTTCAGCCTGGCCATGGACTCGGGGCGGGTCGAGATCGACGACGAGATGCTGGAGCTGTTCGGACTGGTGCCGGACGACTTCGACGGCAAGGTCGAGACCCTGCTGAGCATGACGGTGCCGGAGGACCTGCCCACGCTGATGTCCGTGGTGGAGGCCGACCACATGTCCATCGGCGAGCGCGAGCTGGAGTTCCGCATCCTGCAGCCCTCCGGTGAGCAGCGCTGGCTCAGGCTGCGGGCCCGGCTGCTGCCCGCCGCGGCCGGCCGCCCGTCCCGGCTGGTGGGCACCGTCACCGACGCCTCCAAGCTGCGCTCCGGCGGCAACGAGGTGGCCCGCGTCCAGCGCCTGGCCGCCGCCCTCGCCACCGCGGGCACCGTCCGCGACGTCGGCCAGGCCGTCGTCACCGCGCTGCGCCGGCCCCTGATGGCGGACCGCATCGCGCTGGCCGAGCTGGAGGGCGACCGGCTCGTCGTCACCGTCCTCGACCCGCCGCAGCCGGAGGCCTGGCCGGAGGTGTGGCGCACCGAGTGGCGCTCGGAGTGGCCCGACGCTCCCGTGCGCACCATGCCCACCCTCCAGGCGGCCCTGCGGGAGGGCCGCGCCGCGATCTGGCCCGCCGGCACCCCGCTGGAACCCGCCCTCGCCGACGTCGGCCCCGGCGGCCTCGCGGTCCTGCCGCTGCCGGCCGGCGGCCGCATGGCCGGCGCCTGCCTCATCGGCTGGGACACCCCGCACGACTTCGGCCCCGACGAGCGCGCCCTGCTCACCGCCTCCGCGGGCCTCGCGGGACAGGCCCTGATGCGCGCCCACGCCTTCGACGCCGAACACGAACTCGTCGGCATGCTCCAGCGCACCCTCCTGCCGCGCAGGCTGCCGCCGCTGCCCGGCGCCGAGGCCGTCGCCCGCTACCTGCCCACCACGGCCGGTCTGGAGGTCGGCGGCGACTGGTACGACGTGATCCCGCTGCCCGACAACCACGTCGCCCTCGTCATCGGCGACGTCCAGGGACACAACGCGCAGGCCGCCACCCTGATGGGCCAGATGCGCACCGCACTGCGCGCCTACGCCGTCGAGGGTCACCCCCCGGACGTGGTCGTCTCACGCGCCAACCGGCTGCTCATGGGCATGGAGACCGACCTCTTCGCCACCTGCTGCTACGTCGACGTCGACATGGCGGAGGGCACCGCCTGGTGCGTGCGCGCCGGGCACCTGCCGCCGGTGCTGCGGCACCCGGACGGCACCACCGCCGTCGTCGTCACCGAGGGCGGACCGCCCCTCGGCGTCATCACGCAGGCCGACTTCCCGATGAGCCCGCTGCCGCTCCAGCCCGGCACCCTGGTCGCCCTCACCACGGACGGCCTGGTCGAGTCCGCCGAGCTCGACATGGAGGACGGCCTGAACCGGCTGGCCGGCCGACTGGCCGCCGCCGACCCCGCCCACCTCGGACTCGTCGCGGACGCCCTGCTCACCGGCGCCAACCGCAGCGACGACGTGGCCCTGCTCCTCATGCGCTACGACGGCCTCGCGCTGCGGCCGCTGCGCGAGAGCTGGACGGTGTGGCGCGTCCCGGAGGCCGTCCGCCACGCCCGCCGCTTCACCCGCCGCGCCCTGCGCGCCTGGCGCGTCACGGACGAACCCGACGCCGTCCTGCTGGTCGTCTCCGAACTCGTCACCAACGCCCTCGTGCACACCGACGGCCAGGTCCGCCTCGACCTCACCCTCATCGGCAACCGCCTGCGCGTCGCCGTCGCCGACGTCTCACCCCGTACCCCCATCAAGCCCACCAGCATCGGCTGGGAGGCCACCGGCGGCCGGGGCATCCTCCTCGTCGAGGCCCTCTCCGCCACCTGGGGGACCGTGCCGGTCAGCGGCGGCAAACAGGTGTGGGCCGAACTCCCGCTGACCGAACTCCCGCCGACCGGGCCCGTCGGGGGCTGA
- a CDS encoding SpoIIE family protein phosphatase: MVGVSDGQASGPVPRAAGAPVGRPLLSLTLAALMDEVGAHSGAVYLLIPGEPVLEMAVMAGLPRAFAAPWERLGLTAPIPVAEAARHRRLVWVSGEEDMARRYPRISMVLPYPFALAALPVATDRAVYGAVFVTWPGAHPPDLSDRERDHLTAACGRLAMRLERAHDRGHAVRPEPDLLAPAPMTSPAGTLGTAEATRMVARLPYGLCALDLRGRITFANAAAADLLGLPVSALLGTQLWTSVSWLNDPVYEDRYRAALVGQHTTAFVALRPPSDWLSFRLHPSTNGLTLRITRARAVAREGGAAFQHGDTGTRLVTISQVLSLAGALTEAVGVQDVVQLVADEIVPAVGGQGLVMLGSGGGRLHVLGQRGYPDPRDLDRFDGMSLAEHTPGTHALRTGVPAFFASRRELARRYPDQRPAGDMAAWAYLPLIVSGRPVGTWVLAYTAPHPFPADERAVLTSLSGLVAQALDRARLYDVKHRLAHGLQAALLPPSLPSLPGVEAAARYLPATRDMEIGGDFYDLVPLGCGQAVAVIGDVQGHNVTAAGLMGQIRTAVRAYTTVGQSPGEVMRSTNRLLFDLGAELFASCVYLRLDPVRGQAVMARAGHPPPLLRRPDGRVRVLDLAGGPLLGIDPDATYPTTEVALPPGSLLTLYTDGLVESPGVDIEDALAGCARRLAETGDAPLDEVADALVRHSGTAEERVDDVALLLLRTTARS; encoded by the coding sequence GTGGTCGGCGTGTCCGACGGGCAGGCGTCCGGGCCCGTGCCCCGGGCCGCCGGGGCGCCGGTCGGCCGGCCCCTGCTCTCGCTGACCCTCGCCGCGCTCATGGACGAGGTGGGCGCGCACTCGGGAGCGGTGTACCTGCTGATCCCCGGCGAGCCGGTGCTGGAGATGGCGGTGATGGCCGGGCTGCCCCGGGCGTTCGCGGCCCCCTGGGAGCGGCTGGGACTGACCGCGCCGATCCCGGTGGCGGAGGCGGCGAGGCACCGGCGGCTCGTGTGGGTGAGCGGCGAGGAGGACATGGCCCGCCGCTATCCGCGGATCTCGATGGTCCTGCCGTACCCGTTCGCGCTGGCCGCGCTGCCGGTGGCGACCGACCGTGCCGTGTACGGGGCGGTCTTCGTGACCTGGCCGGGCGCGCACCCTCCCGACCTGTCCGACAGGGAACGGGACCATCTCACGGCGGCCTGCGGCCGGCTCGCGATGCGGCTGGAGCGCGCCCACGACAGGGGCCACGCGGTCCGGCCGGAACCCGATCTGCTGGCCCCGGCGCCGATGACGAGCCCGGCGGGCACCCTGGGCACGGCCGAGGCCACACGGATGGTGGCCCGGCTGCCGTACGGGCTGTGCGCGCTGGACCTGCGGGGGCGGATCACCTTCGCCAACGCGGCGGCGGCCGACCTGCTGGGGCTGCCGGTCAGTGCCCTGCTGGGCACCCAGCTGTGGACGTCGGTGTCCTGGCTCAACGACCCCGTCTACGAGGACCGCTACCGGGCCGCGCTGGTCGGCCAGCACACGACGGCGTTCGTGGCGCTGCGGCCGCCCTCGGACTGGCTGTCGTTCCGGCTCCACCCCAGTACGAACGGGCTGACCCTGCGCATCACCCGGGCGCGGGCCGTGGCGCGGGAGGGGGGCGCGGCCTTCCAGCACGGGGACACCGGCACCCGGCTCGTCACCATCTCCCAGGTGCTGAGCCTGGCCGGGGCGCTCACCGAGGCGGTCGGCGTGCAGGACGTGGTGCAACTGGTCGCCGACGAGATCGTGCCGGCCGTCGGCGGTCAGGGGCTGGTGATGCTCGGCTCCGGAGGCGGACGGCTGCACGTGCTCGGACAGCGCGGCTATCCGGACCCGCGGGACCTGGACCGGTTCGACGGGATGTCGCTGGCCGAGCACACACCCGGCACGCACGCCCTGCGGACCGGGGTGCCGGCCTTCTTCGCGTCCCGGCGGGAGCTGGCGCGCCGCTATCCCGACCAGCGGCCGGCCGGAGACATGGCGGCCTGGGCGTACCTGCCGCTCATCGTGTCCGGGCGGCCGGTCGGTACCTGGGTCCTGGCGTACACCGCGCCGCATCCCTTCCCCGCCGACGAGCGGGCCGTACTGACCAGTCTCAGCGGCCTCGTCGCGCAGGCGCTGGACCGGGCGCGCCTCTACGACGTCAAGCACCGGCTGGCGCACGGTCTGCAGGCCGCGCTGCTGCCGCCCTCGCTGCCGTCCCTGCCGGGTGTGGAGGCGGCCGCCCGCTATCTGCCCGCCACCCGGGACATGGAGATCGGCGGGGACTTCTACGATCTGGTCCCGCTGGGCTGCGGGCAGGCGGTGGCGGTGATCGGGGACGTGCAGGGGCACAACGTCACGGCGGCGGGCCTGATGGGCCAGATCCGCACCGCGGTGCGCGCGTACACGACCGTCGGGCAGTCACCGGGGGAGGTCATGCGCAGCACCAACCGGCTGCTGTTCGACCTGGGCGCCGAGCTCTTCGCGAGCTGTGTCTACCTGCGGCTGGACCCGGTGAGGGGACAGGCCGTGATGGCCCGCGCGGGCCATCCGCCGCCGCTGCTGCGCAGGCCGGACGGCAGGGTGCGGGTGCTCGACCTGGCCGGCGGCCCGCTGCTCGGCATCGACCCGGACGCCACGTATCCGACGACCGAGGTCGCCCTGCCGCCCGGCTCGCTGCTGACCCTCTACACCGACGGGCTGGTCGAATCCCCCGGGGTCGACATCGAGGACGCCCTGGCGGGCTGCGCGAGGCGCCTGGCCGAGACGGGCGACGCCCCCCTGGACGAGGTGGCGGACGCCCTCGTCCGGCACAGCGGCACGGCGGAGGAACGGGTGGACGACGTGGCCCTGCTCCTCCTGAGAACCACCGCCCGCTCCTGA
- a CDS encoding S1 family peptidase, with protein MSHKRIPKRKAVIAAGSVVALGAAALILPNAMASQNGATEGAAPRTLKAADASDLASQLAEQLGEAFAGAYYDTGKQQLIINVVGDDNNIILAEKAGAVARQVDNSTAELKAASQTLKAKATVPGTAWSVDPRTNKIQVTADSTVTGARWDRVESTVETLGSGVATVKRSAGEFKTFVEGGDAIFGGGARCSLGFNVVADDGAPAFLTAGHCGVAAAEWSDAQGGAPIGTVETATFPGDGDFALVKYDDAATEAPSTVNTGEQSVEILQAAEAAVGEAVIRMGSTTGLNDGEVTGLDATVNYPEGTVTGLIQTNVCAEPGDSGGSLFTADGSAIGLTSGGSGDCTIGGETFFQPVTTALAAVGATLGAGDAGAGAGEEAGAGEEAGAGGDAVGGEEAGAGEEAGAGEEAGAGGDAVGGDQAGEVGDGHGQ; from the coding sequence TTGAGTCACAAGCGGATACCGAAGCGCAAGGCCGTCATCGCCGCAGGAAGTGTGGTCGCGCTCGGCGCGGCGGCTCTGATCCTGCCCAACGCCATGGCGTCCCAGAACGGTGCGACGGAAGGTGCCGCCCCCAGAACGCTGAAGGCCGCGGACGCGTCGGACCTCGCCTCGCAGCTGGCGGAACAGCTCGGCGAAGCCTTTGCCGGTGCGTATTACGACACGGGCAAGCAGCAGCTCATCATCAACGTCGTGGGCGACGACAACAACATCATCCTGGCGGAGAAGGCGGGTGCGGTCGCCCGGCAGGTCGACAACAGCACGGCCGAACTCAAGGCGGCCTCGCAGACGCTCAAGGCCAAGGCGACCGTCCCCGGCACCGCCTGGTCCGTCGACCCCCGGACCAACAAGATCCAGGTCACCGCCGACAGCACCGTCACGGGTGCCAGGTGGGACCGGGTGGAGTCGACCGTCGAGACGCTCGGCTCGGGCGTCGCGACCGTCAAGAGGTCCGCCGGTGAGTTCAAGACGTTCGTCGAGGGCGGTGACGCCATCTTCGGTGGCGGTGCCCGCTGTTCGCTCGGCTTCAACGTCGTCGCCGACGACGGGGCGCCGGCCTTCCTGACCGCCGGGCACTGCGGTGTCGCCGCCGCCGAGTGGTCGGACGCGCAGGGCGGGGCGCCGATCGGCACGGTCGAGACCGCCACGTTCCCCGGGGACGGCGACTTCGCGCTCGTCAAGTACGACGACGCGGCGACCGAGGCGCCCAGCACGGTGAACACCGGCGAACAGAGCGTGGAGATCCTGCAGGCCGCGGAGGCCGCGGTCGGCGAGGCGGTCATCCGCATGGGCAGCACCACCGGGCTCAACGACGGTGAGGTCACGGGGCTGGACGCCACCGTGAACTACCCGGAGGGCACGGTCACGGGGCTCATCCAGACCAACGTCTGCGCGGAGCCCGGTGACAGCGGCGGGTCCCTGTTCACCGCGGACGGCAGCGCGATCGGGCTGACCTCGGGCGGCAGCGGCGACTGCACCATCGGCGGCGAGACGTTCTTCCAGCCGGTGACCACGGCGCTGGCCGCCGTGGGCGCGACGCTCGGAGCGGGGGATGCCGGCGCGGGCGCCGGTGAGGAAGCCGGGGCCGGTGAAGAGGCCGGGGCCGGTGGCGACGCGGTCGGCGGTGAGGAAGCCGGTGCTGGTGAAGAGGCCGGGGCCGGTGAGGAAGCCGGGGCCGGTGGTGACGCGGTCGGCGGCGACCAGGCCGGCGAGGTCGGTGACGGGCACGGGCAGTGA
- a CDS encoding type A2 lantipeptide, with product MNSTPQFQTAEISDADLDNVSGGLSVNAVGTVTGVVGGIAPVSGLVDTVVGTVEGTTGLNTAPVTGLVAGL from the coding sequence ATGAACTCCACCCCCCAGTTCCAGACCGCCGAGATCTCCGACGCCGACCTCGACAACGTCTCGGGTGGTCTCTCGGTGAACGCCGTCGGCACCGTCACCGGTGTCGTCGGTGGCATCGCCCCGGTCTCCGGCCTGGTCGACACGGTCGTCGGCACCGTCGAGGGCACGACCGGCCTGAACACCGCTCCGGTCACCGGCCTGGTCGCCGGTCTCTGA